In one window of Carcharodon carcharias isolate sCarCar2 chromosome 14, sCarCar2.pri, whole genome shotgun sequence DNA:
- the LOC121287065 gene encoding teashirt homolog 2, translating into MPRRKQQAPKRAAVYVPDEDLKTGELRVGEDASPSAEELQGNGYMCTEEEEEEEEESKGSYSYQNSPVSAMSNQDAECESHISDASDRLADFKSISSRDGQEKEDQSNGEMKNGQQNSLGAMRAVYASFLSDSYWSSLGFDLKQSKTERTSCKSSNESTKSSFDWHQDALSKTFQQTSSGRPVPKPNLFSSVQLYRQNNKLFGTVFTGASRFRCRECSAAYDTLVELTVHMNDTGHYQDDNHEKDVDHSSSWTKSRKRALQDIDGMHDAQKVLKCMYCGHSFDSLQDLSVHMIKTKHYQKVPLKEPMPPIGSKLVPPTKKRAQHEVNQPCSPDSTTGVAGTFAGEAQKNSNPYVSSNNRYGYQNGASYTWQFEACKSQILKCMECGSSHDTLQQLTAHMMVTGHFLKVTNSASKKGKQIVFDPLAVDKAQSVTEGPSNEIQPLAPVSKLPPDSLTPSVSEDNKTHAEKQEMTEDMEKQHKDKDDCKDDNPEKIFDPTLQYQYIREEDLEESSKVGGDILKSLENTVTSAINKAQTGSPSWSAYPSIHAAYQLPGIIKPVQLGTQILQVKPNLKPIAPKVRYFSVITSSQNQPLQPNNDQIKEEPISPSHEQLSSKLEESDIEKKDPKLNLQSGIVSPCKMESESPIKTETPPELPRTHSPCLKDAEETKESIKKEPVKSDGSPNFSLPNGCSGMTVITDHPSEQLSVSPLSALQSIMNTHLGKAAKPLNSSSDPVTMLCRLNKSLLEKSASPPSLVKPTNLADRYYFESSDQPIDLTKSKSDKTAQSNPVKSFTSLPSKHALSDIADMVKVLPKGTTPKPSTSSKVTTERLETDVRSFEDVSMEFLPVQKRKGRQSNWNPQHLLILQAQFAASLWQTGEGKYLLSDLGPQDRMHISKFTGLTMTTISHWLANVKYQLRKTGGTKFLKNLDTGHPIFYCNDCASQFRTPSTYIGHLESHLGFTMKDMAKISVQHARGEQEVSKVTSEKPTGPLVADEDTGSKFQCNLCNRTFASKHAVKLHLSKTHGKSPENHSQYVTELEEE; encoded by the coding sequence TTTATGTCCCAGATGAAGATTTGAAGACAGGAGAACTGAGAGTCGGAGAAGATGCCAGCCCTTCTGCTGAGGAGTTACAAGGCAATGGTTACATGTGCACtgaagaagaagaggaggaggaggaagaaagcaAAGGCAGCTACAGCTACCAGAATTCTCCAGTTAGTGCAATGTCCAATCAGGATGCAGAGTGTGAATCACACATAAGTGATGCCAGTGACAGATTGGCTGATTTTAAAAGTATTTCTTCCCGGGATGGGCAGGAAAAGGAAGACCAATCAAATGGGGAAATGAAGAATGGCCAACAGAACAGTTTAGGAGCAATGAGAGCTGTTTATGCTAGCTTTCTATCTGATTCATATTGGTCAAGTCTAGGATTTGACCTCAAACAATCAAAGACTGAAAGGACAAGCTGTAAAAGCAGCAATGAAAGCACCAAAAGTAGTTTTGATTGGCACCAAGATGCATTATCCAAAACATTTCAACAGACATCCTCTGGCAGGCCAGTGCCTAAACCAAATCTTTTCAGTTCAGTGCAGTTGTACAGGCAAAATAACAAGTTATTTGGGACTGTTTTCACAGGTGCCAGTAGGTTTCGCTGCAGGGAATGTAGTGCAGCATATGACACTTTGGTGGAGCTAACTGTGCACATGAATGATACAGGACATTACCAAGATGATAACCACGAGAAAGATGTGGACCATAGCAGCAGTTGGACAAAGTCACGAAAACGGGCTTTGCAGGACATTGATGGAATGCACGATGCCCAGAAAGTTTTAAAGTGCATGTACTGTGGTCATTCATTTGATTCCCTTCAAGATTTGAGTGTTCATATGATTAAAACAAAACATTACCAGAAAGTGCCTCTGAAGGAACCAATGCCACCTATTGGATCAAAGTTAGTCCCTCCCACTAAAAAACGAGCCCAGCATGAAGTTAACCAGCCTTGTTCACCAGATTCAACAACTGGAGTCGCAGGGACATTTGCAGGTGAAGCGCAGAAGAATTCAAACCCCTATGTGTCATCTAACAATCGCTATGGCTATCAAAATGGTGCCAGCTATACCTGGCAATTCGAAGCCTGTAAGTCCCAAATCCTGAAGTGCATGGAATGTGGAAGCTCCCATGATACATTACAGCAGCTCACAGCTCATATGATGGTAACAGGGCACTTTCTTAAGGTAACAAACTCTGCATCAAAAAAGGGAAAACAGATTGTTTTTGACCCTTTGGCTGTGGACAAAGCACAGTCAGTCACAGAAGGACCATCGAATGAAATTCAACCTTTGGCACCAGTCAGCAAATTGCCTCCTGATTCATTGACACCATCAGTATCAGAAGATAACAAAACCCATGCAGAGAAGCAAGAGATGACAGAGGATATGGAGAAACAGCATAAAGATAAAGATGATTGCAAAGATGACAACCCAGAGAAGATTTTTGATCCCACGCTTCAGTATCAATACATAAGAGAAGAAGATCTAGAAGAGAGCTCAAAGGTGGGTGGTGATATTCTTAAATCACTTGAAAATACTGTTACTTCAGCCATCAACAAAGCCCAAACTGGGAGCCCTAGCTGGAGTGCTTATCCCAGTATCCATGCTGCCTATCAGCTTCCAGGGATTATTAAACCTGTGCAACTCGGTACTCAAATATTACAAGTTAAGCCAAACCTGAAACCAATAGCTCCAAAAGTCAGGTATTTCTCTGTTATTACAAGTAGCCAAAACCAACCCCTTCAACCCAACAATGACCAAATTAAGGAAGAACCGATTAGTCCATCTCATGAACAGCTTTCATCCAAATTGGAAGAAAGTGATATTGAGAAAAAGGATCCAAAGTTAAATCTTCAGTCTGGGATAGTTTCACCATGTAAGATGGAAAGTGAGAGCCCAATAAAAACAGAGACTCCCCCTGAGCTGCCAAGGACACATTCACCTTGTTTGAAAGATGCTGAAGAAACAAAGGAAAGCATCAAGAAAGAACCTGTAAAAAGTGACGGATCTCCAAATTTTTCATTACCCAATGGTTGCTCTGGAATGACTGTTATCACAGACCACCCATCTGAACAACTTTCTGTCAGTCCACTTAGTGCATTGCAGTCTATCATGAACACTCATCTTGGCAAAGCTGCCAAGCCCCTTAATTCAAGTTCAGACCCTGTAACTATGTTATGTAGACTCAATAAAAGTTTGTTGGAGAAATCAGCTTCACCACCGAGTTTAGTAAAACCAACTAATCTTGCTGATCGATATTACTTTGAAAGCAGTGATCAACCAATAGATCTCACCAAATCTAAGAGTGACAAAACTGCCCAGTCAAACCCGGTCAAATCCTTTACTTCATTACCTTCCAAACATGCTTTATCTGATATTGCTGATATGGTGAAAGTCCTCCCTAAAGGTACAACACCAAAACCTTCTACCTCATCAAAGGTGACAACAGAGAGGTTAGAGACTGATGTGAGGAGTTTTGAAGATGTGTCAATGGAATTTTTACCAGTTCAGAAAAGAAAAGGTAGGCAGTCAAACTGGAATCCCCAGCATCTTCTCATTCTGCAGGCCCAATTTGCTGCCAGTCTTTGGCAGACAGGTGAAGGCAAATATCTATTATCAGATCTAGGTCCACAAGACCGCATGCATATTTCAAAGTTTACTGGACTCACCATGACTACCATAAGTCACTGGCTTGCCAATGTAAAATATCAACTAAGAAAGACAGGTGGAACAAAATTCCTTAAGAACTTAGACACAGGACACCCGATTTTCTACTGCAATGATTGTGCCTCCCAGTTTAGGACTCCTTCCACTTATATTGGTCATTTAGAATCCCATTTGGGCTTCACTATGAAAGATATGGCAAAAATTTCTGTACAGCATGCCAGAGGGGAGCAAGAAGTGTCAAAGGTGACATCTGAGAAGCCAACAGGGCCGTTGGTAGCAGATGAGGAcacaggcagcaagttccagtgTAATCTGTGCAATCGAACTTTTGCTAGCAAGCACGCAGTAAAACTTCACCTCAGCAAAACGCATGGCAAGTCACCAGAGAACCATTCGCAGTATGTAACAGAACTAGAGGAAGAGTAA